One Prosthecomicrobium sp. N25 genomic region harbors:
- a CDS encoding ABC transporter permease produces MSLAAASTPTRLASPPAELAGRWELGLLVFMGLLYLAGVWINPAFFGSTDALAATLRDAARFGVMAVGMTFVIVNRELDLSVGSTVGLVATVFSIAYAPSHFDLGIGWAVGAAVVAGLAVGLVNGFLVTTLKVPAFIATLTMLFIGRGLVLGLTGGKTIAYEQKGGGDPGFFALGGTNAWGFDNQIVVFVLVALVGMVLLGKTRIGYETYAVGGNEQAARYAGIASNAVRRRAYLLSAFCATLAGLMNVAQDKGITSQNGQGAELIVIAAVIVGGAAIAGGRGRVLGACLGAVLVVLIDKVLREGVPTTRTIDVGGVPMEVQAVAQLPPGAVPAFLGLLLLIAVLIEPWLMRNGGPQRLWARLTGRPAPPPPAAGDVAIASVQTRGHAVDTHAAAKGALARFLARRDAAAILLAAAVWVAGLALRPDYWASLDNTFALALAFSEIAILAVGLAFVIGNGDIDLSVGSVLALSASVAAFSMKELELGPGAAVGLAMLAGLLAGMVNGWLTVRAGLPSFVATLGMFYMARGLAAWFTAGRQLSGFPESFNLLGRPLSDLLAAAGVTLERGTFLFDFSRAISVQTIFVVAVAIVAGVVLGRTHWGQMVYAVGGNERAARYAGIDTRAVRFWSLVFSALCAAAAGVIYAAYLRSFNPAAGLLRELDGIAAVIIGGGSIFGGYGTIVGALAGALVITLIRAILSLQILLPGGGSFVMPQHWMNVFIGLILISAVVADIWIRQEHILSRFRKPSGDPS; encoded by the coding sequence GCCTTCTTCGGCTCCACGGACGCGCTCGCGGCGACGCTGCGCGACGCGGCCCGGTTCGGCGTCATGGCGGTCGGGATGACCTTCGTGATCGTCAACCGGGAGCTCGACCTGTCGGTCGGCTCGACAGTCGGGCTGGTCGCCACGGTCTTCTCGATCGCCTACGCGCCCTCCCATTTCGACCTCGGGATCGGGTGGGCGGTCGGGGCGGCGGTCGTGGCGGGGCTCGCGGTCGGGCTCGTCAACGGCTTCCTGGTGACGACCCTGAAGGTCCCCGCCTTCATCGCCACGCTGACCATGCTCTTCATCGGGCGCGGGCTGGTGCTCGGACTGACCGGCGGCAAGACGATCGCGTACGAACAGAAGGGCGGCGGCGACCCGGGGTTCTTCGCGCTCGGCGGCACCAACGCCTGGGGCTTCGACAACCAGATCGTCGTCTTCGTGCTGGTCGCGCTCGTCGGCATGGTGCTGCTCGGCAAGACGCGGATCGGCTACGAGACCTATGCGGTCGGCGGCAACGAGCAGGCCGCGCGCTACGCCGGGATCGCCTCGAACGCGGTGCGGCGGCGGGCCTACCTGCTGTCGGCCTTCTGCGCCACGCTCGCCGGCCTGATGAACGTCGCCCAGGACAAGGGCATCACCTCGCAGAACGGGCAGGGGGCGGAGCTCATCGTCATCGCGGCCGTGATCGTCGGCGGCGCGGCGATCGCGGGCGGTCGCGGGCGGGTGCTCGGCGCCTGCCTCGGCGCGGTGCTGGTCGTGCTGATCGACAAGGTGCTGCGGGAGGGGGTGCCGACCACGCGCACGATCGACGTCGGCGGCGTGCCCATGGAGGTGCAGGCGGTGGCGCAATTGCCGCCCGGCGCGGTGCCGGCCTTCCTGGGGCTGCTCCTGCTGATCGCCGTCCTGATCGAGCCCTGGCTCATGCGCAACGGCGGGCCGCAGCGGCTTTGGGCGCGGCTGACCGGCCGGCCCGCCCCGCCGCCGCCGGCCGCGGGCGACGTGGCGATCGCGAGCGTGCAGACGCGCGGCCATGCGGTCGACACCCATGCGGCCGCCAAGGGGGCGCTCGCCCGCTTCCTCGCGCGGCGCGACGCGGCGGCGATCCTGCTCGCCGCGGCGGTCTGGGTCGCCGGGCTAGCGCTCAGGCCGGACTACTGGGCCTCGCTCGACAACACCTTCGCGCTGGCGCTCGCCTTCTCGGAGATCGCCATCCTGGCGGTCGGCCTCGCCTTCGTGATCGGCAACGGGGACATCGACCTGTCGGTCGGCTCGGTGCTGGCGCTCTCCGCCTCGGTCGCCGCCTTCTCGATGAAGGAGCTGGAGCTCGGGCCCGGCGCGGCGGTCGGGCTGGCCATGCTGGCGGGGCTCCTCGCCGGCATGGTCAACGGCTGGCTGACGGTGCGGGCGGGTCTGCCCTCCTTCGTGGCGACGCTCGGCATGTTCTACATGGCACGCGGGCTCGCGGCCTGGTTCACGGCCGGGCGGCAGCTTTCGGGCTTTCCGGAGAGCTTCAACCTGCTCGGCCGCCCCCTGTCCGACCTCCTGGCGGCGGCGGGCGTGACGCTCGAGCGGGGCACGTTCCTGTTCGACTTCTCCCGGGCGATCTCGGTGCAGACGATCTTCGTCGTCGCGGTGGCGATCGTGGCGGGCGTGGTGCTCGGGCGGACGCACTGGGGCCAGATGGTCTACGCGGTCGGCGGCAACGAGCGGGCGGCGCGCTATGCGGGCATCGACACGAGGGCGGTGCGCTTCTGGTCGCTCGTCTTCTCCGCGCTGTGCGCGGCGGCGGCGGGCGTCATCTACGCGGCCTACCTGCGCTCCTTCAACCCGGCGGCGGGGCTCCTGCGCGAGCTCGACGGCATCGCGGCGGTGATCATCGGGGGCGGCTCGATCTTCGGGGGCTACGGCACCATCGTCGGGGCGCTCGCGGGCGCCCTGGTGATCACGCTCATCCGGGCGATCCTGTCGCTGCAGATCCTGCTGCCGGGCGGCGGGTCCTTCGTCATGCCGCAGCACTGGATGAACGTCTTCATAGGCCTGATCCTCATCTCGGCGGTGGTCGCCGACATCTGGATCCGGCAGGAACACATCCTCTCGCGCTTTCGGAAGCCGTCCGGAGACCCGTCATGA